CCGTAATGCTTCAGAAAGCTTAAATCTTGTTGCCTACAGCTGGGGACTTAATCGCCTTCACGAAGGAGACGAAATCTGCGTTTCTATCATGGAGCATCACTCAAATATCGTTCCATGGCAGATGGTTTGCCAGAAAACCGGTGCAAAGCTTGTATTCATGGAATGCGACAAAGAAACCGGAATTATCAGTGACGAAGAAATCGCTGCTAAAATCAATTCAAATACAAAGATTGTTTCAGTTGTACACGTAAGTAATGTACTTGGTGTAACTAATCCTGTAAAAAAGATTGGAGAAGCTGCGCATGCTGTTGGCGCTATTTTTATTGTAGACGGTGCACAGTCTGCCCCACACATGAAGGTAGATGTTCAGGATTTCAATGCAGATTTCTTTGCCATGAGCGGACACAAACTCTGTGGACCTATGGGAATTGGAGCACTTTATGGTAAACGTGCACTTCTCGAAGAAATGGATCCATTCCTTCGTGGTGGCGAAATGATTGAATACGTTACCCGCGAAAAAGCAACCTGGGCAGAAGTTCCTCATAAATTTGAAGCCGGAACTGTAAGCGCCGGAGATGCAGTCGGAATGGCAGCAGCAATCCGTTATATTCAGTCTATTGGTCTTGAAAATATTGAAGCTCACGACCGTGAGCTTGCAGAAAGAATGATGGCAGGAATCACACAGATTCCACACATCAATATAATTGGTCCAAAAGATGCTTCAAAGAGATGCGGTATCATTACCTTCACACTCGACGGTGTTCACCCACACGACATTGCATCCCTTCTTTCTGAAGAACATATTGCAATCCGTGCAGGCCATCACTGTGCACAACCTCTTGGACAGTATTTAAACCAGACAGCAACCGCCCGCGCAAGCCTTTACTTCTATAATACAGAAGAAGAAGTAGACTGCTTCCTCGAAAAAGTTGCAAAGCTCCGCGAGTGGTCTGGCTTTAAAGATAATTAATTCAAATCTTCCCAGATAGCATACCAGTCTACATCTTTTTCATTGTAGTAAGAATTTGGTGTATAGCCAACTTTGTTTGGTTTTGTAGTATCTGGTGTACTACCCCAACCTGCAAAAGTCTTTCCATCTGGAACTTCAAACATATTTTCTGGAAGAGAATACTTTTCGCGTTGTTTAATAAGTACTACTTGAGTTTCATCTGTATCACCATAATTTGAATGATATGTAATTTTTAAGTATGGGTTCCATACAGCATAAAGTGAATTTCTATCATTCATGGTTTTCTCAACTTTTCCAGTCAGAATAGAGGTAGAATTTTCATTATAGCCCCAACCTAAGAAATAATATCCTTTTTTAGTTTCTTCAAAAGGATAATCAATTTCTTCTGGATGAGTACCAAATGGTACAGTCTTTTCAATCTGAGCTACTGATGCATTTTCATAATTTGCAACCAAAGTAATTGTAACAGGAGCACGCCATTGTGCATATAAATTAAAAATACCCGATCCTGAAGTAGAATTATATGAAAATTCTTCATCCAGTTCGTAATAAACATTGCTGGCTATTGTATGCTTTACATTTGCAACTCCATTCTGGCCAAAACACCAGAAGCCTTTTCCTTCAGGAGCAGTAAATTCATCTACAATATCCTGGGTAAATTTAATCTTTTCACCAATTTCTATTTTATAGGTAATAACCTTATCTTTAGAACCAGTTCCGCTATAATTTGAAATCAAATTCACAGTCTGATAAGGACTCCAGGTGGCATATACATTTAATGGCTCTGGATCAGATTCTCTAAATGTATATCTAGAAACTCTATGTGAATATAAATCATTATGATCTGCTTCTGTTACATTTGCCCAGCCTTCAAAATAATAGCCTTCAGGAACT
The Treponema bryantii DNA segment above includes these coding regions:
- a CDS encoding SufS family cysteine desulfurase; translation: MNKYRKDFPFFKAIDEKSSVENKDLIYFDTAATAQRPFIVLNAMTHFYATENANPLRGLYSLSERATMAYENARDTVAKFINAKEAAEIVFTRNASESLNLVAYSWGLNRLHEGDEICVSIMEHHSNIVPWQMVCQKTGAKLVFMECDKETGIISDEEIAAKINSNTKIVSVVHVSNVLGVTNPVKKIGEAAHAVGAIFIVDGAQSAPHMKVDVQDFNADFFAMSGHKLCGPMGIGALYGKRALLEEMDPFLRGGEMIEYVTREKATWAEVPHKFEAGTVSAGDAVGMAAAIRYIQSIGLENIEAHDRELAERMMAGITQIPHINIIGPKDASKRCGIITFTLDGVHPHDIASLLSEEHIAIRAGHHCAQPLGQYLNQTATARASLYFYNTEEEVDCFLEKVAKLREWSGFKDN